A stretch of Anoplopoma fimbria isolate UVic2021 breed Golden Eagle Sablefish chromosome 4, Afim_UVic_2022, whole genome shotgun sequence DNA encodes these proteins:
- the tbc1d10c gene encoding TBC1 domain family member 10B, with the protein MLSPTSPTQKTLIEEDSSGSDEGSEVGQEPATDRFGFILTNGSTPGSVGPPPELVRQRETKWINIISQWDRMLLKKTSKVKVQCQKGIPASLRAKCWPLLCGASDKMKQNENLYQSLDSQPALQSWVDVIERDLDRQFPFHEMFLSKDGHGQRGLFRVLKAYTQHQPEEGYCQAQGPVAAVLLMNMPAEEAFWCLVQISEQYLPGYYSPLLEGVLFDAAMLNWVLKRSCPAAHKHLQQHGVEPLMFATDWLMCLFTRHLPFNTLLRVWDLFFCYGVRVLLQVAVVLVRRVLGRAEQRKQCQGQMETLERLRGVREQVQEEDDTFIAEVCSVQLSARDLEKQTEKELEKWRKDRPSSTFDPRGRCHGYRMAWARARQKEEEQDRKEREKGNLSVPLARSASTLSLSPSLLHKKWRKGGKANAREWEGGGSGGGKVVRHLSMGSNEDCRSWSTFNFKKVQGVQEEEDPVLEDNKKQSELKLTEETEQKELLEEPKTMEIQNMPTEQVEETVIVEEQIEQVETRITEKEESQLNKTKESKVLSEQKEETNVETQQTEGPTKDQADEHKQSDELDSDIQTHDLEQQSHEIEQLTIQVKDSNKETEDHVAESEQTAAVVENPTEIKENADTDKNTEVVTQESVYPSEEQMIQADMKQEESTDTENVQQTQVDTVTTETSPGSDTDSKDEAPTVKDPTIETETEQQQQELITETDSISGEDAFEGKHHSIESLAETDTLEESHTQTETETNELAQTQEMLEENAATQEPETEIVQMDSEQHRDSETEAETLVLCSPQCIEPEEGTDLVAHTENKLETPVANDIMTESSAALDKECDSAACEPKQEEEERRLDEHSEAQVDQTQAEETPTETETANSIAPQKEEEEEEEEEEGKT; encoded by the exons ATGTTAAGTCCAACGAGTCCAACCCAGAAGACCCTCATTGAGGAGGACAGCTCTGGATCTGATGAAGGGTCAGAGGTTGGTCAGGAACCTGCGACAGACCGCTTCGGCTTCATTCTGACAAATGGATCCACGCCTGG GAGTGTGGGCCCCCCCCCTGAGCTGGTCAGGCAGAGAGAGACCAAGTGGATAAACATCATTAGTCAATGGGATCGCATGTTGTTGAAGAAGACCAGTAAG GTCAAAGTGCAATGTCAGAAAGGCATCCCAGCTTCACTCAGAGCCAAGTGCTGGCCTCTGCTGTGTGGAGCTAGTGACAAGATGAAACAGAACGAAAACCTCTACCAG TCTCTGGACTCGCAGCCCGCTCTGCAGAGCTGGGTGGATGTGATCGAGAGAGACCTGGACCGACAGTTCCCTTTCcatgaaatgtttctttccaAGGATGGACACGG GCAACGTGGTTTGTTCCGGGTGTTGAAAGCCTACACTCAGCACCAACCGGAGGAGGGTTACTGCCAGGCACAGGGGCCTGTGGCTGCAGTGCTGCTGATGAATATGCCTGCTGAG GAGGCCTTCTGGTGTCTGGTGCAGATTAGTGAGCAGTACCTTCCTGGATACTACAGCCCTCTGCTG GAGGGAGTCCTGTTTGATGCGGCCATGCTGAACTGGGTCTTGAAAAGGTCGTGTCcagctgcacacaaacacctgcAGCAACATGGAGTGGAGCCCCTCATGTTCGCCACCGACTGGCTGATGTGTCTCTTCACACGTCACCTGCCCTTCAACACACTGCTCCGAGTCTGGGACCTCTTTTTCTGCTATG gGGTGCGGGTGCTGCTCCAGGTGGCGGTGGTGCTGGTGCGTCGGGTGCTGGGCCGGGCCGAGCAGAGGAAGCAGTGTCAGGGCCAGATGGAGACTCTGGAGAGGCTGAGGGGCGTCAGGGAGCAGGTCCAAGAGGAGGACGACACTTTCATAGCCGAG GTGTGCTCGGTGCAGCTGTCAGCCAGAGATCTGGAGAAGCAGACGGAGAAGGAATTAGAAAAGTGGAGGAAAGACAGACCTTCATCCACCTTTGACCCCAGAGGTCGCTGCCACGGATACCGGATGGCGTGGGCGAGGGCACGACAGAAGGAGGAAGAACAggacaggaaagagagagagaaagggaaccTGTCAGTCCCTCTTGCTCGTTCGGCCTCAACTCTCTCGCTGTCTCCATCCCTCCTTCACAAGAAGTGGAGGAAAGGGGGAAAGGCGAACGCACGAGAATGGGAAGGCGGCGGCAGCGGCGGCGGCAAAGTTGTGAGGCATCTTTCAATGGGATCAAATGAGGACTGTAGGAGCTGGAGTACCTTCAATTTTAAGAAGGTGCAGGGCgttcaggaggaggaggaccccGTTTTAGaggacaataaaaaacagagtgaGCTGAAATTGACAGAAGAAACTGAACAGAAAGAACTTTTAGAAGAACCTAAAACGATGGAAATCCAAAACATGCCAACAGAGCAGGTAGAAGAAACGGTCATTGTAGAAGAACAGATTGAACAAGTGGAAACGAGAATCACTGAAAAGGAGGAAAGCCAACTCAACAAGACAAAAGAGAGCAAAGTGCTTTCAGAACAGAAGGAAGAAACAAACGTGGAGACACAACAAACCGAAGGTCCAACCAAAGATCAGGctgatgaacacaaacaaagcgACGAGCTGGACTCTGACATCCAGACACACGACCTGGAACAGCAGAGTCACGAAATTGAGCAACTAACAATTCAAGTGAAAGACTCaaataaagagacagaagacCATGTGGCAGAAAGCGaacaaacagctgctgtggtgGAAAATCCGACTGAGATAAAGGAAAATGCTGatacagataaaaacacagaggtGGTGACGCAGGAAAGTGTCTACCCAAGTGAGGAACAGATGATTCAGGCTGACatgaaacaagaggagagcaCAGACACTGAAAACGTGCAGCAGACGCAGGTGGACACAGTCACAACTGAGACAAGCCCAGGCTCAGATACAGACAGCAAAGACGAAGCTCCAACCGTCAAAGATCCCAcaatagagacagagacagagcagcaaCAACAAGAATTGATCACAGAGACCGACAGCATCTCAGGGGAAGATGCATTTGAAGGAAAACACCACAGCATTGAGTCATTAGCAGAAACAGACACGCTGGAAGAGTCCCACAcccaaacagagacagaaactaATGAACTGGCACAGACTCAAGAAATGCTAGAGGAAAATGCAGCCACACAGGAACCAGAGACTGAAATAGTACAAATGGATTCAGAACAACACAGAGACTCAGAGACAGAAGCAGAAACGTTAGTACTGTGCTCACCTCAATGCATTGAACCAGAAGAAGGCACTGACTTAGTAGCTCATACAGAGAATAAATTGGAGACACCAGTTGCAAACGACATAATGACAGAGTCAAGTGCAGCTTTAGACAAAGAGTGTGATTCAGCAGCATGTGAGCCTaaacaggaggaagaagaaagacgTCTGGATGAACACTCAGAGGCACAGGTTGATCAAACACAAGCAGAGGAAACACCAACTGAAACTGAGACTGCTAACTCGATAGCACctcagaaggaggaggaggaggaggaggaggaggaggaggggaagacgTAA
- the rad9a gene encoding cell cycle checkpoint control protein RAD9A — protein sequence MDCVVTGGNVKVLAKAIQSLSRIGDELYVEPQEDGLALRSVNSSRSAYACFLFAPLFFSRYTIPSGHTFRCKMAIKSVQAVFRSLATLEKTVEKCHIELDEQKNRLTFTLHCKHGLMKTHNLSFMDSESLQAMFDKDSYANVFRSHPRLLVDTVVHFPPSLEEVTVSVTDERMWVRNHVEEEADQSKAMLTELCLASDEFDHFAVRAHNSVTFCLKELRGLLVFAESTGLPISMYFDEPGSPVVLSVMDSVLEGNFVLATLSDDPNHRKNNTKRARTPPPPPPDDFMNDDIDSYLIAMDTSIVPGPSATGLPSPPSADSICSKQSAAANHRTRLHSKEEENEDETADSGGPPNKKFCSLFFGSVLPPSSQMTTQPVTSQEVLASDSEDEAE from the exons ATGGACTGCGTCGTGACGGGAGGAAACGTGAAAG TGCTGGCCAAAGCCATCCAGTCTCTGTCCAGGATCGGTGATGAGCTCTACGTTGAACCCCAGGAAGATGGG CTGGCCCTGCGGTCTGTGAACTCCTCTCGGTCGGCATATGCTTGCTTCCTGTTCGCACCACTCTTCTTCAGCAG GTACACCATCCCCAGTGGGCACACCTTCCGCTGCAAGATGGCAATAAAG agtgTGCAGGCCGTATTCAGGTCTCTAGCGACTCTGGAGAAGACCGTAGAAAAGTGTCACATCGAGCTGGACGAGCAGAAAAACCGCCTCACCTTCACCCTGCACTGCAAACACG GCCTCATGAAGACACATAACCTGTCTTTCATGGACAGTGAAAGTTTACAGGCCATGTTTGATAAAGACAGCTATGCCAATGTATTCAGATCCCATCCCAG GCTGCTGGTGGACACAGTCGTCCACTTCCCTCCGTCTCTGGAAGAAGTGACAGTGTCAGTGACCGATGAGCGCATGTGGGTCAGGAACCATGTGGAGGAAGAAGCAg ACCAGTCAAAGGCCATGCTGACAGAGCTGTGTCTGGCTTCAGACGAGTTCGACCATTTTGCTGTCCGAGCTCACAACAGCGTCACCTTTTGTCTGAAGGAGTTACGG GGTTTGTTAGTGTTTGCAGAGTCTACTGGTCTCCCTATTTCTATGTACTTTGATGAACCGGGAAG CCCCGTAGTGCTTTCAGTAATGGACAGTGTACTGGAGGGGAACTTTGTGCTGGCCACGCTTTCTGATGACCCAAACCACCGTAAAAACAATACTAAACG AGCACGCACGCCGCCGCCGCCCCCTCCAGATGATTTTATGAATGACGACATAGACTCCTACCTCATCGCTATGGATACCAGTATTGTACCAGGTCCATCAGCCACAGGTCTGCCCTCACCTCCATCAGCTGATTCCATATGTTCAAAACAGAGTgctgcagccaatcacaggaCAAGGCTACACagtaaggaggaggagaatgaagaTGAAACAGCTGATTCAGGCGGACCACCTAATAAGAAG TTCTGTTCCTTGTTCTTTGGATCGGTGCTTCCCCCGTCCTCTCAGATGACCACTCAACCAGTGACAAGTCAGGAGGTGTTGGCCAGTGACAGTGAGGATGAAGCAGAGTGA